A single genomic interval of Zunongwangia sp. HGR-M22 harbors:
- the hpf gene encoding ribosome hibernation-promoting factor, HPF/YfiA family: METIYQFVALSKSERLQNFVNEKLEKLERKYDFITRAEVHFKRNHAEDPKGYICNIKVSVPGPQIFAESNSDSFEAAASQTVKELDKQLDKKKGQMQTH, translated from the coding sequence ATGGAAACCATTTACCAATTTGTTGCTCTTAGCAAAAGTGAACGTTTACAAAACTTTGTAAATGAGAAGCTTGAGAAGCTTGAAAGAAAATATGACTTTATTACTCGTGCAGAAGTACACTTTAAAAGAAATCACGCCGAGGATCCAAAAGGTTATATCTGTAATATAAAAGTAAGCGTACCAGGACCACAAATTTTTGCAGAATCAAATTCAGATTCTTTTGAAGCTGCTGCTTCCCAAACTGTTAAAGAATTAGATAAACAGTTAGATAAGAAAAAAGGGCAAATGCAAACGCACTAA
- a CDS encoding cation diffusion facilitator family transporter — MAGNSNIAIFGAIGANFLIAVSKFTASFFTGSSAMMAEGIHSLVDTGNGFLLLLGIKRSKRKPTKQHPFGYGKEVYFWSFVVSILIFALGGGFAIYEGIHALEAPEVAEDPTWNYAVLIAALLFEGTALVLALKTFNKSRAGAKTGNLITKITQSKDAATFAVIIEDTAAVIGLAVALIGVFLSQTLNNPYCDGIASIIIGCILLIVATFLAKESKGLLLGESAQPEILIKVEDILNNNPRVKEIGLPQTMHFGPESILLIVEVDLYDDLELLDAENTLQSLREKIKTEIPKITKVYLQTTNKL; from the coding sequence ATGGCCGGAAATTCAAACATTGCAATATTTGGCGCTATAGGCGCAAATTTTTTAATAGCTGTAAGCAAATTTACAGCTTCGTTTTTTACAGGAAGCTCAGCGATGATGGCTGAAGGTATTCATTCGCTCGTAGACACCGGCAATGGTTTTCTGCTATTACTAGGGATTAAGCGATCAAAACGTAAACCTACCAAACAACATCCATTTGGTTACGGAAAAGAAGTCTATTTTTGGAGTTTTGTTGTAAGTATACTCATCTTTGCTCTGGGTGGCGGTTTCGCCATTTATGAAGGAATTCATGCGCTTGAAGCTCCTGAAGTCGCTGAAGATCCCACATGGAATTATGCTGTGCTTATTGCTGCACTTTTATTTGAAGGTACTGCTCTGGTTCTAGCACTTAAAACTTTTAATAAATCTAGAGCTGGCGCTAAAACAGGTAATTTAATTACCAAAATTACACAAAGTAAAGATGCTGCTACTTTTGCTGTTATTATAGAAGATACGGCAGCGGTTATTGGTTTGGCTGTTGCTTTGATAGGTGTTTTTCTAAGTCAGACGCTCAACAATCCTTATTGCGATGGTATCGCCAGTATCATTATAGGTTGTATTCTTTTAATTGTAGCTACTTTTCTTGCTAAAGAAAGCAAAGGTCTTTTATTAGGTGAAAGTGCCCAACCTGAAATTTTGATAAAGGTTGAAGATATCCTAAATAACAACCCTAGGGTAAAAGAGATCGGACTGCCGCAAACCATGCATTTTGGTCCTGAAAGTATTTTATTAATTGTGGAAGTAGATCTGTATGACGATTTGGAGCTATTAGACGCTGAAAACACTTTACAAAGCTTAAGAGAAAAAATTAAAACTGAGATTCCCAAAATCACCAAAGTTTATTTGCAAACTACCAACAAGCTTTAA